Proteins from one Bifidobacterium sp. ESL0732 genomic window:
- the rpsF gene encoding 30S ribosomal protein S6, whose amino-acid sequence MSAHKYELMFIADPELDERALKKLTDEYMEIVTKEGGSVSDPDIWGRRKLAYEIDGKTEGNYVVVNYSCEPATNDELDRVLNLNESVIRTKILRKDVK is encoded by the coding sequence ATGTCTGCACACAAGTATGAACTGATGTTCATCGCCGATCCGGAGCTTGACGAAAGAGCCCTGAAGAAGCTGACCGATGAGTATATGGAAATCGTCACCAAAGAGGGCGGTTCCGTTTCCGACCCTGATATCTGGGGACGCCGCAAGCTTGCCTATGAAATCGATGGCAAGACCGAAGGCAACTACGTCGTGGTCAACTACAGCTGCGAGCCAGCAACGAACGATGAACTGGACCGCGTCCTGAACCTGAACGAGTCCGTAATCCGCACGAAGATTCTTCGCAAGGATGTCAAGTAA
- a CDS encoding single-stranded DNA-binding protein, giving the protein MAAGDTVITIIGNLTADPELRTIGSGASVASFTIASTPRTYNRNTNQWEDGNALFMRCSAWRDMADHCASSLSKGMRVIAQGRLQQRSYTANDGTNRTVVEMTVDEIGPSLRYATAQVQRQSSSNGGFQGGSRNNGGYNGGAGNNGGGYSGGYNAGGNGGNGGYQGGAGYSGGASAGQTQQGGQSQAPAADPWGSSSNSGDGFSSFGGSSDFGGDSDEPEF; this is encoded by the coding sequence ATGGCAGCAGGAGATACGGTTATCACGATTATCGGCAACCTTACGGCCGACCCGGAGCTGCGCACTATCGGCAGCGGGGCGTCCGTCGCGAGTTTCACTATCGCCTCGACTCCGCGGACCTATAACCGCAACACGAACCAGTGGGAGGACGGCAACGCCCTCTTCATGCGCTGTTCGGCGTGGCGGGATATGGCCGACCATTGCGCTTCCTCGCTTTCCAAGGGCATGCGCGTGATCGCCCAGGGCCGCCTGCAGCAGCGTTCGTACACCGCCAATGACGGGACGAACCGCACGGTCGTGGAGATGACGGTCGACGAGATCGGCCCGTCCCTGCGCTATGCCACCGCCCAGGTGCAACGCCAGTCCTCTTCGAACGGCGGGTTCCAGGGTGGTTCCCGCAACAACGGAGGCTATAACGGCGGCGCCGGCAACAATGGTGGCGGTTACAGCGGCGGCTACAATGCCGGCGGAAATGGCGGCAACGGCGGATACCAGGGTGGCGCAGGCTACTCGGGTGGCGCCTCTGCTGGGCAGACCCAGCAAGGCGGCCAGTCCCAGGCTCCCGCAGCCGATCCGTGGGGCAGCTCCAGCAATTCCGGCGATGGATTCTCGAGTTTCGGAGGCAGCTCCGATTTTGGTGGGGATTCCGACGAGCCTGAGTTCTAG
- the rpsR gene encoding 30S ribosomal protein S18 produces the protein MSRKRPKPPVKPFKKKPNPLKAAKITEIDYKDTALLRKFISDRGKIRSRRITGVTIQEQREISRAIKNAREMALLPYATNGR, from the coding sequence ATGTCACGTAAAAGGCCAAAACCACCAGTCAAGCCGTTCAAGAAAAAGCCGAATCCGCTGAAGGCTGCGAAGATCACCGAGATCGATTACAAGGACACTGCGCTGCTGCGCAAGTTCATCTCCGATCGCGGCAAGATCCGTTCGCGTCGCATCACCGGCGTGACCATCCAGGAACAGCGTGAGATTTCCCGTGCCATCAAGAACGCGCGCGAGATGGCTCTGCTTCCGTACGCCACCAACGGCCGCTGA
- the rplI gene encoding 50S ribosomal protein L9 → MAETKVILTKSVSNLGHSGDVVEVKSGYARNYLIPQGLAFAWSKGAATQIEAMKRARLAKSVATREDAVAAKAAIDGTVVELSAKVSESGKLFGGISTMDIASALESKAAVDPKAIKVETIKTTGEFPATVALHPEISANFTVKVVAE, encoded by the coding sequence ATGGCTGAAACTAAGGTTATTCTTACCAAGTCCGTCTCCAACCTCGGTCACTCCGGTGACGTCGTCGAGGTCAAGTCCGGATACGCACGCAACTACCTGATCCCGCAGGGCCTCGCCTTCGCGTGGAGCAAGGGCGCAGCAACGCAAATCGAAGCGATGAAGCGCGCACGTCTGGCCAAGTCCGTGGCCACCCGTGAAGACGCCGTGGCCGCCAAGGCCGCCATCGACGGCACCGTCGTCGAGCTCAGCGCCAAGGTCTCCGAGTCCGGCAAGCTGTTCGGCGGCATCTCCACCATGGACATCGCTTCCGCTCTGGAATCCAAGGCCGCCGTCGATCCGAAGGCGATCAAGGTCGAGACCATCAAGACCACCGGCGAGTTCCCCGCCACCGTGGCCCTGCACCCCGAAATCTCCGCTAACTTCACCGTGAAGGTCGTTGCCGAGTAA
- a CDS encoding glucose 1-dehydrogenase, with translation MVDRLNDKVALVSGGASGIGLAIAKKFVDEGAQVALGDINAESGEKVAAELGENAMFVTLDVTKEEMWEQAFKDVIAKFGKVNVVVNNAGIGDQYNVENMPLDYWNKIVAINGTGMFLGTKHGVRNIKNYGGGSIINMCSIEGLVGESFAVGYDFTKGGVRLMTKSAALYCAEEKLNIRVNTIHPGYIHTPMVDPSPDLVKLEESKTPMGHLGEPEDIANLAVFLASDESKFSTGSEFVADGGYTAQ, from the coding sequence ATGGTAGATCGTCTTAATGACAAAGTCGCACTGGTTTCAGGTGGAGCTTCTGGCATAGGCTTGGCCATCGCGAAGAAGTTCGTGGACGAAGGCGCACAGGTCGCCCTCGGCGACATCAACGCGGAAAGCGGCGAGAAAGTCGCCGCAGAACTCGGCGAAAACGCCATGTTCGTCACGCTTGACGTCACCAAGGAAGAAATGTGGGAGCAGGCGTTCAAGGACGTCATCGCCAAATTCGGCAAGGTCAACGTCGTGGTCAACAACGCCGGCATCGGCGATCAGTACAACGTCGAGAACATGCCGCTGGATTATTGGAACAAAATCGTCGCCATCAATGGCACGGGCATGTTCCTCGGCACCAAGCACGGCGTGCGCAACATCAAGAACTACGGCGGCGGCTCCATCATCAACATGTGCTCGATCGAGGGTCTGGTCGGCGAATCCTTCGCTGTAGGCTATGACTTCACCAAGGGCGGCGTGCGCCTGATGACCAAGTCCGCGGCACTGTACTGCGCCGAAGAGAAGCTCAACATCCGCGTGAACACCATTCACCCCGGATACATCCACACCCCGATGGTCGATCCTTCGCCTGATCTGGTGAAGCTTGAAGAGTCCAAGACCCCGATGGGCCACCTGGGCGAGCCTGAGGACATCGCCAATCTGGCCGTGTTCCTGGCCAGCGACGAGTCCAAGTTCTCCACGGGCTCCGAGTTCGTGGCTGACGGCGGCTACACCGCTCAGTGA
- a CDS encoding MFS transporter produces the protein MQEERVSTQTKLSIAAAALLSFTGILTETSLNVTFPTMTREFGLPLSTIQLLTSGYLLMVTIVMSTSSFLLKRFDARLLFRCAVVVSIVGTVLCCLPLNYWLLLLGRLLQAAATGISTPLMINVILALVPVSRRGTYVGVANMVTSFAPALGPTYGGLINYYFSWRVIFVFTLPLLIVAWILGEANLRLKAEGAGKSFDAIGLVLLSFFMVSFTEIFDQFGAGGGWSYKVAIAICVAAVLLALFIWRCLTFKSPLLNLRLFKKSIVGLRGANYAILQFINIGSSFLLPVFAENFLGIDSLAAGLMLLPGSLLGAFIAPFVGKLYDRRGPTLVLLVSNISLIIGATALWAMAGKATVVILTLLYMFLRAGFNFGYGNTMSDASKFVSGSQQTDFNSLFNVLQQYAGSLGTTVLSASLSLSEVHIPHNVKAAAAAGATNAFALLIVLALVALCITLVSIKVRKNPSVQIQPVEV, from the coding sequence TTGCAAGAAGAACGTGTTTCCACACAGACAAAACTATCCATTGCGGCAGCAGCCCTGCTTTCGTTTACCGGAATATTGACCGAGACTTCTCTTAACGTCACTTTTCCGACGATGACCCGCGAATTCGGCCTGCCGCTTTCGACCATCCAGCTTCTGACTTCCGGCTACTTGTTGATGGTGACCATCGTGATGAGCACCTCTTCGTTCCTGCTCAAACGTTTCGACGCCCGCCTGCTTTTCCGCTGCGCCGTCGTCGTGAGCATCGTAGGCACGGTTCTGTGCTGCCTGCCGCTGAACTACTGGCTTCTGCTGCTCGGCCGTCTGCTTCAGGCCGCTGCCACAGGCATCTCCACACCTTTGATGATCAATGTCATCCTTGCGCTGGTGCCGGTCAGCCGGCGCGGTACGTACGTCGGCGTGGCGAACATGGTCACATCCTTCGCGCCTGCGCTCGGCCCCACTTACGGCGGGCTTATCAATTACTACTTCTCCTGGCGCGTCATTTTTGTGTTCACGTTGCCGTTGCTCATCGTTGCGTGGATTTTGGGCGAGGCCAATCTGCGCCTGAAAGCGGAAGGGGCCGGTAAGTCGTTCGATGCCATCGGGCTGGTGCTGCTGAGCTTCTTCATGGTCAGCTTCACCGAGATTTTCGACCAGTTTGGCGCCGGCGGCGGTTGGTCGTACAAAGTGGCCATCGCCATTTGTGTGGCGGCAGTTCTGCTTGCTCTCTTTATCTGGCGTTGCCTTACGTTCAAGTCCCCGCTGCTCAACCTGCGCCTCTTTAAAAAGTCCATCGTGGGTCTGCGCGGTGCGAACTACGCCATTCTCCAGTTCATCAACATCGGCAGCTCCTTCCTGCTCCCGGTTTTCGCCGAGAACTTCCTTGGTATCGATTCGCTGGCAGCTGGCCTGATGCTTCTCCCGGGTTCTCTGCTAGGCGCCTTCATCGCTCCGTTTGTCGGCAAGCTCTACGACCGCCGAGGGCCTACGCTGGTGCTGCTGGTCTCCAACATCTCGCTAATCATCGGGGCGACCGCTTTGTGGGCGATGGCTGGCAAGGCGACCGTAGTGATTCTGACACTTCTTTATATGTTCCTGCGCGCCGGTTTCAATTTTGGTTACGGCAATACGATGTCGGATGCGAGCAAGTTCGTCTCCGGTTCACAACAGACCGATTTCAACTCGCTGTTCAACGTGCTGCAGCAGTATGCCGGCTCGCTCGGCACGACCGTGCTTTCCGCGTCGCTTTCCTTAAGTGAGGTCCATATCCCGCACAATGTCAAGGCAGCGGCGGCGGCCGGCGCCACGAACGCCTTCGCCTTGCTGATCGTGCTGGCTCTGGTTGCGCTCTGCATCACGCTGGTTTCCATCAAGGTACGCAAGAATCCGTCGGTGCAAATACAGCCGGTAGAGGTCTAG
- the spxB gene encoding pyruvate oxidase, whose translation MADKINASDAMIKVLEDWGVNHIFGLPGGSFDSTMNALHNRRDTMKYIQVRHEEAGALAAAGEAKFTGKIGVCFGSAGPGAVHLLNGLYDAKHDHAPVLALVAQVPTAKMNTDYFQEIDEAPIFEDVSVYDRTVMTAEQLPAVVDQAIRQAYEHSGVAVVVIPKDLGWAPIDDVVYSTAHDFSQGKLCIQPDREDVAEAVRILNEAERPLIYFGAGAKDAAEELVTLSDKMKIPMMSSALGVGVLPEDQKAYVRSAGRVATKPGVDAAFSADAVLFIGTNMPFTSYFVHPNAKFIQVTIKPTDIGKRHHVDLGIVADAKAMLKAMIEIAPSVDSRPYYDVIVEDLANWNEWSAAREDLDTTPLEPDTVFARINRNAEPDAIFAVDVGNVTIDGYRMLKVSPEQKISTSAWYATMGYAVPAAIGAQESYPGRQVFSISGDGGFAMNMQDILTQVKYHEPIINIVLTNKALGFIEGEQDDIDQPHSGVDLIDASYADACTALGAKGFEVRTLAELDDAFAQAVANHDGPSVIDVKISGIRPLPVEQLVLDVDERHTQADVDEFARTYHSEGLVSISKLLGKHGLDSHIEPLKQFGSV comes from the coding sequence ATGGCTGACAAAATCAATGCATCCGACGCGATGATCAAGGTACTTGAGGATTGGGGCGTGAATCATATCTTCGGGCTTCCCGGAGGGTCGTTCGACTCGACGATGAACGCGTTGCACAACCGGCGCGATACCATGAAATACATTCAGGTACGCCACGAGGAGGCCGGTGCGCTGGCCGCTGCGGGCGAGGCCAAATTCACCGGCAAGATCGGTGTATGCTTCGGCTCCGCGGGTCCTGGTGCCGTCCACCTCCTCAACGGTCTCTATGACGCGAAGCATGACCATGCGCCGGTACTGGCACTGGTTGCCCAGGTGCCCACCGCGAAAATGAACACGGATTATTTCCAGGAGATTGACGAAGCGCCGATTTTCGAGGATGTCTCCGTATATGACCGCACGGTGATGACCGCCGAACAGCTGCCGGCTGTCGTCGATCAGGCCATCCGTCAGGCTTACGAGCATTCCGGCGTCGCTGTGGTCGTCATTCCGAAGGATTTGGGTTGGGCGCCGATTGACGATGTCGTCTATTCCACCGCCCACGATTTCTCGCAGGGAAAGCTGTGCATTCAGCCTGATCGCGAGGACGTGGCTGAGGCTGTCAGGATCTTGAACGAGGCGGAACGCCCGTTGATTTACTTCGGTGCCGGTGCCAAGGACGCGGCAGAAGAGCTTGTGACCCTGTCGGACAAGATGAAGATTCCGATGATGTCGTCGGCGCTGGGTGTCGGCGTGCTGCCAGAAGACCAGAAGGCCTACGTGCGCAGCGCCGGCCGCGTGGCCACCAAACCCGGCGTGGACGCGGCTTTCTCCGCCGATGCCGTGCTGTTCATCGGCACCAACATGCCCTTCACCTCCTACTTTGTCCATCCGAACGCCAAGTTCATCCAGGTGACCATCAAGCCCACCGATATCGGCAAGCGTCACCATGTCGACCTCGGCATCGTGGCGGACGCCAAGGCGATGCTGAAGGCCATGATTGAGATCGCCCCGAGCGTGGACTCGCGTCCTTATTACGACGTGATAGTTGAGGATCTTGCCAATTGGAACGAGTGGTCGGCCGCCCGCGAGGACCTCGATACGACGCCGCTCGAGCCCGATACCGTCTTTGCGCGCATCAACCGCAACGCCGAGCCCGACGCCATCTTCGCCGTGGACGTCGGCAACGTGACCATTGATGGCTACCGCATGCTCAAGGTGAGCCCGGAACAGAAGATCTCGACTTCCGCGTGGTACGCCACAATGGGTTATGCCGTGCCGGCCGCCATCGGCGCGCAGGAAAGCTACCCCGGCCGCCAGGTCTTCTCCATCAGCGGCGACGGCGGGTTCGCGATGAACATGCAGGACATCTTGACGCAGGTCAAGTATCACGAACCGATTATCAACATCGTGCTGACCAACAAGGCGCTCGGCTTCATCGAGGGTGAGCAGGATGATATCGACCAGCCGCATTCCGGTGTCGATCTGATTGACGCCAGCTATGCCGACGCGTGCACGGCGCTGGGGGCGAAGGGCTTCGAGGTCCGTACACTCGCCGAGCTGGACGATGCGTTCGCCCAGGCGGTCGCGAACCACGACGGTCCGAGCGTCATCGACGTGAAGATCTCCGGCATCCGTCCGCTGCCCGTTGAGCAGCTGGTGCTTGATGTCGACGAACGCCATACCCAGGCCGACGTCGACGAATTCGCACGTACCTATCACTCAGAAGGTCTGGTGTCCATCAGCAAGTTGCTTGGCAAGCACGGGTTGGATAGTCATATCGAGCCGCTGAAGCAGTTCGGTTCGGTCTGA
- a CDS encoding MFS transporter — MQSQFTQTPSARTHPDQNNDTKIKPRPRRHPHRHSRHDPITLGNAVGYGIGDIYGGGQLTLIGTYLVLFWTRFYGMSISVAQAVVGLSAIISGVAALSFGILGDNLYRFPIGRRFGRRHLLLMVVPPLILVGILLWIPGLPFALYFLVYIMWVTVAQLFASAYNTLPGEMAYGFDDRTKLSTVRLLISGASGTLILLIGGGTLSIFGEHRPLGYMIFTIAITICFALAVFVCWKSTWEMSPEEAGFGQYAEANSSARRGNEESHLSIHDEVKLWRHRLAVMFREYASTLRIAIFRRHLALYLLMLTAGDVFSQTFVFFVIYDWNKSAAFASLLLSSGIITVPLTPLFGVAMTKIGPKRMYQGSFAASIIGLIWIFAAWRLAGELPEPWWTVFAVAGALFFFIVKAPSGYLPWAVFPFIADVDQVVSGKYRASTFSGIQAGFRQLASGFSAIAVGAVLGFVDFDSSRRVQTTLACNGLGALMIGWYALSIVICMIVVRRFNLDKHTDGIALAESARVASGGDPHDVDPTVRATLEDLTGQPYGR, encoded by the coding sequence GTGCAATCGCAATTTACGCAAACTCCGTCGGCGCGAACGCATCCTGACCAAAATAATGATACGAAAATAAAACCTCGCCCGCGTCGTCATCCGCACCGCCACTCCCGTCACGACCCGATTACGCTCGGCAACGCCGTTGGTTACGGCATCGGCGACATCTACGGCGGCGGCCAGCTCACACTTATCGGCACCTACCTGGTTCTGTTCTGGACTCGTTTTTACGGCATGTCCATCTCCGTGGCGCAAGCAGTGGTCGGCTTGAGCGCCATCATCAGCGGTGTCGCGGCACTTTCGTTTGGTATCCTCGGCGATAATCTTTATCGCTTCCCAATTGGTCGTCGTTTTGGTCGCCGCCATTTGCTGCTGATGGTGGTGCCACCGCTTATTTTGGTCGGTATCCTCCTTTGGATTCCAGGCCTGCCCTTCGCGCTCTATTTTCTGGTTTATATCATGTGGGTCACCGTCGCCCAGCTTTTCGCTTCGGCCTACAACACGCTGCCCGGCGAAATGGCGTATGGTTTCGATGACCGCACCAAGCTTTCGACGGTCCGTCTGCTGATTTCCGGGGCTTCCGGCACGCTGATTCTGCTGATCGGGGGAGGCACTCTTTCGATATTCGGCGAGCACCGGCCGCTGGGCTACATGATTTTCACTATTGCCATCACGATTTGCTTTGCCCTTGCTGTTTTCGTCTGCTGGAAGAGTACGTGGGAGATGTCGCCCGAAGAAGCGGGATTCGGACAGTATGCCGAGGCTAATAGTTCTGCAAGACGTGGGAACGAGGAGAGCCATCTCTCGATTCATGACGAAGTCAAGCTCTGGCGACATCGCCTTGCCGTCATGTTCCGCGAATATGCCAGCACGTTGCGTATCGCAATTTTCCGCCGCCATTTGGCGCTCTACCTGCTCATGCTCACCGCCGGCGACGTGTTCAGCCAGACCTTCGTGTTCTTCGTCATCTACGACTGGAACAAGTCTGCCGCATTCGCCTCGCTGCTTCTGAGCTCTGGCATCATCACCGTGCCGCTGACACCGTTGTTTGGCGTGGCCATGACCAAGATTGGCCCGAAACGCATGTATCAGGGCAGCTTCGCCGCGAGCATCATTGGCCTGATTTGGATCTTCGCGGCCTGGCGTTTGGCTGGCGAATTGCCGGAGCCGTGGTGGACGGTGTTCGCGGTTGCGGGCGCGCTGTTCTTCTTCATCGTCAAGGCGCCTTCAGGCTACCTGCCGTGGGCGGTCTTTCCGTTCATCGCCGACGTCGATCAGGTCGTTTCCGGCAAATACCGTGCTTCGACTTTCAGCGGCATACAGGCCGGGTTCCGTCAGCTGGCTTCAGGATTTTCTGCGATAGCCGTGGGAGCCGTGCTCGGATTTGTCGACTTCGATTCCTCGCGTCGCGTGCAGACGACGTTGGCGTGCAATGGCTTGGGAGCCTTGATGATTGGCTGGTATGCGCTCTCTATCGTCATCTGTATGATCGTCGTGCGCCGTTTCAACCTCGATAAGCACACGGATGGCATCGCTTTGGCCGAGTCCGCTCGAGTTGCTTCCGGCGGAGACCCGCACGATGTCGATCCGACGGTTCGCGCCACGTTAGAGGACCTGACTGGACAGCCTTACGGGCGGTGA